AACTTCGCTCTTCTGGGCACGAGTCACAGCCATGCGGACATAGTCCTCACCTACTTCCTGTAGGTACTCAGCTGCTTCCTCGTCCTCTTCATCAGGCTGTGCGGTCCACGCCACATGTTCACGCAGATTACCGCGAACAGTGATCGTGCCATCGCCATAGCTGAAGGTGTCCTGCATCACCCGGGGTGAACAGGCACAGACAACCACGGTATTTACGCCTTTTTCTTCGATATCTTTTTTGATCAGAGCTTGACCTTCTGCACCGCAGAGACAGGCATGATCCTGCATCTCCATACCGGTTTCAGAGGCAGCTTCTTTCAGACCGTCGACATCAAGAACATCGCCGATACTGCACCCTGTGCAAAGATACGCACCATATACTTTATCCATTGATTTCCCCCTACTGTGCGTTCTGGATTGCTTTGAGAGCTGCGGCTGTAGCAGACTGCGTACTGGTGTACACGTCAGAAGCTGACTTGGCACAACCGGCAGCGATCATCCCTTTCTCCGGCTCGGAAACAATAAAACCGTTGCCGTCCATGTTCAGCCCAAGAGCCTTGCCCTGCTCACCGAGTGCAGGCTGCATTCCTGTCGCCAAGACACACATGTCTACCTTCTGCTGCACTTTGCCACCGCCGACTGCATCTTCGGCCACAACGGTCACACCGCCATCGTCCTCGGCAATAATATCGGCAACCTTTCCTTTGATAAACTGAGCATTTTCATCAGTCCTGAGTTTCTCGCGGAAATGCTCATATTTACCCGGTGTCCGCAAATCAATATAAAAGACATAAATCTTGGCTTCAGGGTAACGCTCACGAATATAGGTCATCTGCTTAAAGGTCGCCATGCAGCAGATATAGGAGCAATGCTCCAGATGATTCTCATCACGGGAACCTGCACACTGAACAAAAGCGATAGACTCAATCTCTTTATCATCGCCGGGACGGAGGATCTTACCGCCGGTTGGTCCATTAGGCGCAGCCATCCGTTCCATCATCATATTGCTGATAATAGCTCGTGAAGACTCCGGTTTCAAATTTTCCAATTTTGACCGGTCATACGGATTCCAGCCAGTTGCCCAGACAATGGAGCTGACATTCACGGTAAAGGTCTCAACCGCCATCTCGGTATCAATGGCATTGTATTTACAGGCACCTTTAACAGCCTCCAGACAATCAGGGGAGCAAGCATCTACATCCAACACATAGCGACGCGGAAAAGCCATCTCATGCGGCAGATAGATCGCCTTGCTCTTGTTCATGCCGAAGTTGAAGGCATTATCAATCTCATCAGTACAGGCTTCGGAACAATCACCGCAAGCTGTACAGTTGGAGTTCACATAACGGGGTGCGGTCTCTAGCTCCACCTCGTAATTACCCGGACCTCCTGATACCGATTTGACCGTGGTCATGGTATATGATCGGATTTTCCGGTTATTCTTTACCCGCTTGAAGTTAATCTCCAATCCACAGGTGGGGGGACAAAGTTTCGGGAAATACTGATTCAGCTGGGCCACACGGCCGCCGAAGTACGGATTTTTTTCGATAATGTAAACATCATTACCAACTTCCGCAGCTTCCAGCGCAGCGGTCAAACCGCTGATACCGCCGCCAACAACCAGTACCGCACCAGTTTTCGTAGCATCACTCATATGCCAAACCTCCATAAAAACTGCTGGTATTGATAAATTGGTTATTTCTGGTTCAAATGAAAAGCAGGCCAAAACAGCATGCTGCTCAATTCAAACAAAAATAACCTGTACAACCTTTACGTTCTTTTCATAGGACATAAAAAACTCCAGACCTCGTAAACGGGGCCTGGAGATTTAATCTGACGGTGACGGTTAAGTTCTTACTGTTCATAATCCACTTAACCGGGCAGAAGAAAAAATATCCTCTGCCCGTCATATTACCGCCCCTGTATCCTTAGATCCACGGGTCAGTTTCTACGATGTTGATGCACTCAACTTTCTCGCACTTCCACTCTTGGGTCTTAGGATCGAAGGTGGAGTTAACAAATGCTTTCCAGTTTTCTTCATCAACGGTGGGGAAGTCTGAGCGGTAGTAGAAGCCCGGGTAGCGGGACTCTTTACGGAACTCAATGTGACGGATATGGGTCTCAACACACCAAATACGGTGGTAGTTTTCCCAAGCACGCATCAGCTCATGCAAGTCGCCAGCAGCCATCTTCTCCGCATCTTCACGCAGCATGCGCAGGAGATCCAAACAGATGTTGAGCAGCTTACCAGAGGTCATGTAGTAGGTAGCAACACCACCACCGTACTCATCAGTGGCCTTCATCAGGCGCATCATCAGACCGTGCGGCTTGCAGTAGTTAGGATTAACATCCTGATGGGTGGTTGCACCTACATGCTCCAGATAACGGGTTACCGGGGCGTAGATCTCAGCAGCCAGTTCCGCAGCAGTCTGAGCGAGCTCAGGCTGGAAGTCAGCGTTGTCGCGACAGTATTTAACCATCTGCTTACCAACAATACGTCCTTCGGTGTGCGAACCTGAGGAGAACTTATGACCGGAAGCACCAACACCGTCACCGGCAGTGAACAGACCGTCAACAGTGGTCATACGGTTGTAGCCCCACTTGTACTGATGCGAACGCGGGCCATCAACGGTCGGAACCCAATCTTCGTCCGGCCCAGAGGTCCAGATACCGCAACAACCGGAATGTGATCCCAGCATGTACGGTTCGGTCGGCATGATTTCAGAACCAACTTTCTCCGGCTCAATGTTCATACCGGCCCACAGACCAGCCTGACCAATGGACATATCCAAGAAATCTTCCCAAGCCTCTGACTCAAGATGTTTCCAGATCTTCTTCACTTCCTTCTCGTTCTTACCAGCTTCACGAGCTTCATCCAGGAAGGAGTTCAGCGCAACGTCAGTAGCCATGTATACCGGTCCACGTCCAGCCTTGAACTCGTTAACCATCAGATGGTTACGCAGACAAGTCGGGGTTACCGCAGACTCACCGTAAGGCATGAACTGCTTGAGCTCTTCCTTAGCAGCATCGCCCATAGCGTAGAACTCACCGTTACCGTTGGACACTTTGGCCTTGAACAGGAGGAACCACGCACCAACAGGACCGTAACCATCTTTGAAACGAGCCGGGGTGAAACGGTTTTCCATCATGGTCAGGGTAGCACCAACCTGAGCACACATGGTGTAGGTGGAACCAGCATTCCATACTGGGTACCATGCACGACCTTTACCTTCACCTGTAGAACGCGGACGGAAAATATTTACCGCACCACCACAAGCGACCATAGCGGTCTTACATTTGAAAACGTGTACTTTGTTTTCACGGGTAGAGAAACCAACTGCACCAGCAATGTGGTTTTCTTTGTTTTTGTCCAACAGCATCTTTACGATGAAAACACGCTCCATGATGTTTTCTTCGCCCAAAGCTTTTTTAGCAGCTTCGGCAACGATGCACTTATAGGACTCACCGTTGATCATGATCTGCCATTTACCGGTACGTACCGGTGTACCGCCTTCACGCAGTGAAGGAGCAGGCTTAGCACCGTCCAGGTTGGTTCCGTCTTCAGCTTTCTTCCAAATGGGCAGTCCCCATTCTTCGAACAGCTTAACAGACTCATCAACGTGACGACCGAGATCGTAGATAAGATCTTCACGAACAACGCCCATCAGGTCATTACGAACCATCTTGACGTAATTTTCAATCTCGTTCTCGCCGATATAGGTATTGATAGCGGACAGACCCTGAGCAACAGCACCAGAACGCTCCATAGCAGCCTTATCAACCAACTGAATTTTCAGGTCGGCAGGTGCCCATTTCTTGATCTCAAAAGCTGCACCACAAGCTCCCATACCACCACCAACGATCAATACGTCGGTTTCATGCTCTACAATCTCCGGGTTGGCAATAGCAGGCAACTCACCTTTCGGCTTATTTGGTAACGCCATATTCAAATCTCCTTATATATGAAATATTAGAAATATTATATTTATTCAGCACTAAGCAAGCATGGTGGGTTTCTTCAGCTCACTCTCAAGCGCCAGACACTCGTCATCAAGGTTTGTGCCCTTGGTGTCGGCGTACTCATTGGCGGAACCCTCAGCGGTTGTCCGGATTGGGAACTTAAAACGCTTGATATTGCCGTTACGGAATTTGATGGTCCACATAATGGAATCAGAAGAACGCATGGGATGTACCTGACCACCCATGGGTACGAAGTCATCATAACCGCGAACAGCGATAGCACCCTGCGGACAGATCTTAACACAGGAGTAACACTCCCAGCATGCATCCGGCTCTTGGTTGTATGCCTTCATCTCTTCGGTGTTCAAGACCATCAGGTCGTTGGGGCAGATGTACATACAAGCGGTTTTATCACCACCCTTGCAACCATCACATTTCTCTGGATTTACGTAACTTGGCATTTAACTACCTCCTCATAGGATTTTCATTATGACAGCGTTCATCCGCCATCACATTAAGATCTACCACTAAAATTAATTTCAAAAATTACCAGCACTCAATCAGCATCTCCGCTTGAGCAGATCAACTTTTTTCCGGCTGCTATCTTTGTATTTCGTCCTAAAAATTTCATCATCGCCCTCTCGACAATCATCAGTTTATCTTGAGAGTGTGTCACTTAATAATTTGTTGTTTGACGAATGTCAAGGAAAAATCTACCATGGGGTACTGCAACTGCCTGTTATGCTTCTTATCAAAAAAACTCATGAATTCCATCAACAAACCATCAATAATACTTCATCATGGGCTAATCTTAAAAGAGATCGGTGAGTCAGGCACTCTTGAGTGACATTGAGCGACGTTGGACAAAATATCAAGCCAACTCCGACGGCACCTTCCAGTACCCTCGTACATCCTCCATGCGCATCCAAGAGTTTGCATGCAGAGATTGCAGGGCTGCCGTGCTCAAGCTTTTGCCGGGATCATTATCAAATCTACCTTGACAGAATAAATGGAAAGGAGTAGGAGTGTAATTCTTTGGTTACTTTTGGTTACGTCGCACCTTATAGAGTATTTTTCCTTTGTTGCACTCTGCTTGTTATACCCTCATAACGTTCTTTTTAAGCCTTGTGAGAGAATAAAAAAACTTCCTCTTACCATGAACGACAACTCAATAAACCCGCGAAACGGCCTGACCCGTCGATCCTTCCTCCATATTGCAGCCCTTACCGGTTTTGCTGGCGTTGCCGGAGCTGCCCGCTTTTTTCCTTTTTCCCCCGAAGATCCGCGCGTCTTCACTGTCCGCAAATCCTTTCCTCTGATGGGCACCCAGCTTAATCTCACGGTATACAGCCCGGACCGGGATCAGGCCGAGGCGGCAATCACGGCCATGATTTCTCGCATGCAGGGCCTTGAGGGAAAACTTTCCCGTCATCAGCAGACAAGCGAGGTCGCGGTGCTGAACCGCACCGGTTCGCTGAACCAACCGAGCAAGGAACTTCTTGCAGTCCTTGAACTGGCTGATACTGTTCATAAGAAAACCGCAGGTGCCTTTGATATCACGGTCCTGCCCCTGCTGACCCTGTACCAGCAACAAAAAGAACACCTCCGCAGTCAACCGGCTCTTATCAAAAGCCTTGTCCGCAATATCGGTCAGGAACAGCTTCAGCTCACCTCCTCTCAGGTTCGCTTAGACAGTAAGGAGACAGCAGGGAACCTCGGCATAACCTTGGACGGCATCGGTAAGGGCTACATAGTAGATCAGGGTGTTGCCACTCTGAAATCTTTTGGTTTCCAGCAGGTATTAGTGGAAGCGGGTGGCGACCTGTTAGTCAGCGGCAGCAAACCCCAAGGAGATCCGTGGCGAATCGGCATCAGAAATCCTCGGCCCGAGATTCCCAGAGAGCTGCTCACCGTGCAGGCAGAAAATATGGCTGTGGCGACCTCAGGTGATTATTTTCAGCCGTTCAGCCCGGACCTGCTTTCTCACCATATCATCAATCCCAAGACCGGTTTTTCCCCGCCCGAGCTGGCAAGCTGCACCATAACGGCACCCAATGCGGCCTTGGCTGATGCTCTCGCCACCGGCTGCATGGTTCTGGGCAAAGCAGACAGTATGGATCTGCTGGCGGATATGCCGGGTTGTGAGGGTCTGCTCATAGGCAAGGATCTGAAGGTTCAAAAAACTGACGGCTTTGCCAGCTGAAATGGATTCCACTCTTATGGATTTCACCATCACCAAGGGGCTTGATATCCCCATCAGCGGTACACCGGAACAGACCATCCAGGAGGGCAATCCGGTCACCGAGGTGGCCCTGCTCGGCTTTGATTATGTCGGACTCAAACCGACCATGAAGGTTCGGATGGACGATCAGGTGGCAACAGGACAGCTCCTGTTTACGGATAAGAAAAATCCAGGTGTCCGTTTTACCGCCCCTGCTCCGGGTAAAGTTATTGCTATTCACCGAGGACCGCGCCGCCGCTTTGAATCCCTGGTGATCCGGTTAGAAGGCGAGGAACGGCTTTTCTTTACCTCGCCCTGCCCTGCTCCTGAACTATTCCCTGATGCTGGCACCATCAAGGATATTCTGATCGAATCCGGGCAATGGACAAGCCTGCGAGCACGACCCTATGGTAAGGTCCCCTCTCCTGAGGCGAAAGCGGCCTCCCTCTTTATCACGGCTATTGATACTCAGCCCTTAGCAGCAGATCCATCAATCATCATTAACGAGTACCGGCGTGATTTCATCTTAGGGCTGAACGCTCTCCAAGCCCTGACCGCCAAAACCTTTCTCTGTTGTGCTCAGGGCATAAATATACGAAGGTCCGACCTCCCGAATATCGAGGTGGCTTATTTTTCCGGTCCCCACCCTGCCGGCCTGGCTTCAACCCATATCCATCTTCTCGATCCGGTTCATTCCGGCAAGGAAGTCTGGCAGATCGGGTACCAGGATGTGATTGCAATCGGTCACCTCTTCCGTACCGGCAAACTCTGGGAGGAACGGGTTGTCGCCCTGACAGGGCCGTCCATGCAGCGTCCGCGTTTAATAAAAACCTTGGCCGGGGCCTCTGTTCTCGAACTATGCCAGGACGAGATAACTGATCCCCAGGCCCGCCTGATTGTAGGCTCGGTCTTGAACGGGCATCGGATGGGCGAAGAAAACGTTCACGGTTATCTGGGCCGCTACCAGCAACAGGTCTGCGCCTTGCCAGAAAAGGACGGGAGCGGCCTGCTCAACTGGTTGCGTCCGGGGGGCGACCGCTATTCCTCCCTGCCCATCTTCCTGTCCGCCTTCACGAAAAAATCCGGAACCAAATTTCCTCTGACCACAGCGAGCTGGGGAGGCGAACGAGCCATCCTGCCTATGGGAACCTATGAAAAGGTTATGCCACTGAACCTGATTGCCACGTCCCTGCTCAAGGCCATTGCCACCGGCAATACGGAAAAAGCCGCTGCCTTGGGTTGCCTTGAACTAATTGAAGAGGATTTGGCTCTGTGCAGTTTTGTTTGTCCTGGGAAGAATAATTTTGGGCCTATGTTGCGGGAGGTTTTAACGAAGATTGAAGAGGATGGGTAGGGGAACGAAAGCGGACAGTTGATTTCCCGAATCCTGAATTGTCTGATTTCGTTGCACTCAATCAGACCTACGGACTCTATGCGCAGATGGTGGAATAGAGGGACAGCATGTCTCCCTTATTAAAGGGAGAGCATGGAAGACTTCCCTCAAAACTATAAGGAAAAAATGAAAAGAAAAGATAAAAAATTAACTCTTGATGAGCATATGGAAGTTGCTGATGATCTGGCTATTGCATTTCATCACTTAAAAAAAGCTTTCGATAAATGCGAAGAACACTATCCGATAAGTAGCAAGTTGATGAATTTTTTTTATCAACTTCATCCCGGAAACGTGAAAAGTAAATTCTGTAATCTAAAGGATCAACTTGATGAGGAATATCACAAGTTAATAACCGAGGAAGAATTTAAGGTACATGGTCATATTTACTACAAACTTAACGAGCGTTATAAAAAGATCCAAAGGGATAATAAGTAATCTGACAAATTGCGCAACTGGACACAATGAACCTTTCTAGCGAGAGGGAAAAACATACTTGGAATACCTTTTTCTATCCCACGACAGGTCGAAGCATACCGGGCAATAAGTTTTACCTCTCCGCTGATACCCTGAACCATACCAAAGGATAGGTTCAATACCCGACTATAGGTTCTTCCCCTCCCTGGAGCCGAAAAACCGCTCACAATCAGCTTGACTGTTTTTTCGACATGAAACTCCTCAACACCCTCTTACAAAAAACCGCCCCCCTCTTCAACAAGGGAGGCCGCTTCGAGGCATGGTACCCGGCCTTTGACGCGCTGGACTCCTTTCTCATGGGGAGCCGCCACACCACCGGCTCTGCGCCCCATGTCCGGGATGCTATGGATCTGAAGCGGATCATGATCCTGGTGGTGATCGCCCTCATCCCCTGCGTGTTCATGGCGATGTGGAACACCGGCTATCAGGCCAATCTGACCCTGCAAGCCTTGGGACTGACAGGCTCTGCGGGCTGGCGCGGAGCAATCATGGCCGCGATGGGTATGCACTGCACACCGGACAGCTTTCTCGCCAATCTCATCCACGGCAGCCTCTATTTCCTGCCGATTTATCTGGTTTCCCTGACAGCAGGCGGACTCTGGGAGGTGATCTTCAACCTTGGCCGAGGCCATGAGATGTCCGAGGCATTTCTGGTCACCAGCCTCCTCTTTCCCCTGACCCTGCCCCCCACCGTGCCCCTCTGGCAGGTGGCTCTGGGGATCAGCTTCGGTATCATCTTTGCAAAAGAGGTCTATGGCGGCGTAGGACGCAACTTCATGAACCCGGCCCTGGTTGCCCGGGCCTTTCTCTTTTTCGCCTACCCCGGCAACATGAGCGGCGACACGGTTTGGGTCGGTGTGGACGGCCTGTCCAGTGCCACGGCCTTAGCCAAGGTGGCAGCGGCCCCTGCTGACACCCCGCTTACCAACTTCGATTTTAGCTGGGCAGATGCCTTTCTCGGCACCATCCCCGGCTCAATGGGCGAGACCTCGGTGGTGGCCTGCCTGCTGGGCGCGACCCTGCTCCTGGTCTGCGGCATCGCCTCCTGGCGGATCATGGTCTCCATGCTCCTGGGCGGCCTGAGTCTGGCCCTGCTCTTCCAGTTTATCGCCTCATCCTCCAACGCCCTTATCAACCTGCCCTTTTACTGGCACCCGGTTCTGGGCGGCTTTGCCTTCGGCCTTATCTTCATGGCTACGGACCCGGTTACGGCCCCGCATACCAATATCGGCAGATGGTGCTATGGTTTTTTCATCGGGGCTTTATCCATCCTGATCCGGGTGATCAACCCGGCCTACCCTGAAGGGGTGATGCTGGCCATTCTGCTGGGTAACGTCTTTTCCCCACTCTTTGATTATCCGGTCATCCAGGCCAATATCCGACAGAGGAGGCTCAGGCATGGATAAGGAAACTTCAGCTGGTGCCTTTCGCGCCGTCATGGTCCTCGCCCTGATCTGCTCGGTCCTGGTTGCCGGGGCTGCTGTGGGACTCAGGCCGCTCCAGGAGGCCAACCGCAAACTGGATCGGAAAAAGAACATCCTCCGCGCCGCCGGTCTTTATCAGGGCAAAGGTGATGTGGAGGAACTGTTTCAACAGGTGGAGACCAAGGTCGTTCGCTTGGCAGATGGCACCTTTGTTCCGCCCGAGGAGATTGATCCTGCGGAATTTGACCAACTCGGCTCTCTCCAGAGCAAGGAGACCAGCAGAAAGTTGGGCAAGGAAGAGGATACGGCGGGACTGAATCGCCTGGAAAAATATTCCCTGGTCTATCTGGTCAAGAAAGAAGGACAGCTGGACAAGGTAATCCTGCCCATTCGCGGCAAGGGCCTCTGGTCCACTCTGTACGGTTATCTGGCACTGTCAGCGGATCTCTCCACCATCAGCGGTATCACCTTTTATGAACACGGCGAAACCCCCGGCTTGGGCGGCGAGATTGATAATCCTGACTGGCAGGCTGGTTGGGTTGGAAAGCAGCTCTATGATCAACAGGGAACGGCTCGTATCCAGGTTGTGAAGGGCCAAGGACAAGGGCCATATCAGGTGGACGGGGTCTCCGGGGCCACCCTGACCATGAAGGGTGTTAACAACCTGATGCATTTCTGGTTCGGCGAGCACGGGTTCGGCCCGTTTCTGGAACGTTATAAGGGATCTGTCAAAATGTAGGGGCAGGTCCCTGTGCCTGCCCGTTTATATACCACACAGAATGTTCAGGGCAAACACAGGGGTTTGCCCCTACGAGGGTCACATACCCCGAAGGGGTTATATTTATCCAGCTCGGGGTAACACCCCGAGCAACCAACCCAAATGCGTTCCGTGCCCTATATACCCAGGGTGTTACCCTGGGCTGATTAACGCGCAGCGTTGGGGCATGGTGGTATCATTATTATTGTAGGGACACGGCATGCCGTGTCCCTACCGGATTACAAAACCTTCGGACAAACCAAAAAGGGATCAACAACGATGCCTGAACAGAAAAAAGAACTGCTCCTCAACCCATTTTTCCAACGCAATCCCATTGCCCTGCTGGTGCTGGGGATCTGCTCGGCACTGGCCGTAACCGGCAACATGGCCACTGCCTTGGTCATGTCGGTCTGTCTTTCCCTAGTGGTGGCCTTTTCCAGCCTGATCATCAGCCTGATCCGCCAGCAGATCCCCAATACCGTACGGATCGGCATCCAGATCACGGTGATCGCCACCCTAGTTATCCTGGTGGACCAGATCCTCAAGGCCTTTTTCTATGATCTGGCCAAGCAGCTTTCCGTCTATGTGGGCCTGATCATCACCAACTGCATTGTGATGGGCCGGGCCGAAGGCTTTGCCATGAGCCATACGCCGCTCAAGTCATTTATTGATGGACTGGGGAACGGCATGGGCTACGCCTTTGTCCTGATGACCGTGTCCTTTTGCCGGGAGTTGCTGGGCAGCGGCACCGTCTTCGGCCATGAAGTGCTGCCTCTGGTTGCCGATGACGGCTGGTATCAGGGCAACGGGCTGATGCTTCTGCCGAGCGGGGCCTTCTTCCTCATCGCCTTGGTTATCTGGGCGTTGCGCACGGTCTACCCCAACCAACAGGAGAAGGATTAATGCTCCATTATATGGAAATCATCTTTACCGCCCTGTTTATGGAGAACATGGTGCTCTCCTTTTTTCTGGGGATGTGTACCTTTCTGGCGATCTCCAAGCAGATCAATGCCGCTGCCGGTCTGGGTTGTGCGGTTCTGCTTATTCAGGTTATCACTGTTCCCATCAACAACCTGATCTATCATCATCTGCTCAAGCCGGATGCCCTGTCCTGGGCCGGTTTTCCCGGCCTGGATTTGACCTTTCTCGGGCTGCTGATCTATATCGGAGTGATTGCTGCGGTGGTTCAGATCCTGGAAATGGTCCTTGATCGCTTTTTCCCGGCCCTGTACAACACGCTGGGGATTTACCTGCCCCTGCTCACAGTGAACTGCGCTATTCTGGGAGGCAGCCTCTTTATGGTGGAACGGGAATACACCTTCGGGGAAAGCGTGTTCTACGGCATCGGGTCTGGTGGCGGTTTTCTGCTGGCCGTGGTTGCCCTGGCCGGAATCCGGGAAAAACTGGAATATGCTGATCCGCCAGCTGGCCTCCAAGGCCTTGGCCTGACTTTTATTACTACCGGCCTGATGGCCCTAGCCTTTATGGGGCTGGCCGGAATTTCATTTTAGGGATATCGCGACATGCAGGAAATTATTGCTGCCGTTCTTACCTTTCTCGCTCTCCAGTTCCTCCTGGTCTGCCTGATTGTCCTAGCAAAGAAGAAACTCCAACCGGGCGGAGAGATCACTATTGATATCAACGACAAAAAGAAACTCCAGGTCAAACCAGGGAGTCGTTTGCTCACCACTCTGGCAAATGAGGAGATCTTTCTTTCCTCGGCCTGCGGCGGAGGGGGCAGTTGCGGGCAATGCCGGGTCACGGTCAAGGAAGGCGGAGGCAGCATCCTGCCCACTGAGCGGGGCTATATCTCCCGGCGGGAGGCCAAACAGGGTATGCGGCTGGCCTGTCAGGTCCAGGTCAAGCGGGACATGCAGATCGAAGTGCCCCCGGAGATGCTGGAAACCCGGAAATGGCAATGCACAGTGGTCTCCAACGAGAATATCGCCACCTTTATCAAGGAGTTGGTGCTCAAGCTGCCCGAGGGCGAGGAGATGGATTTTCAACCAGGCGGCTTTATCCAGGTTGATATCCCACCCCATGCCCTGTCCTTTAAGAGCTTTGATATTAATAAAAAATTCTTATCCGACTGGAGCAAGTTCCGCCTTTTTCAGTATAAATCCAATGTGACCATGCCCATCACCCGTGCCTATTCTATGGCGAATTATCCTGGAGAAAAGGGGTTGCTCAAGCTGGATGTCAAGATCGCCTGTCCACCTGGCGGCTGCGAAGAGCCACCGCCGCCGGGCAAGGCATCGTCCTATATCTTTAATCTGAAACCGGGCGATGAAGTGACCATCTCCGGCCCCTATGGTGATTTCTACATCCACGAAGGCAAGCAGGAAATGATCTACGTGGGTGCTGGCGCAGGCATGGCCCCGTTGCGCAGCCAAATCCTGGAATTGATGAAGGGTCGACATTCCAGCCGCAAGATATCCTACTGGTACGGTAGCCGTACTTTGCTGGAAGTGCCGTATCTGGACGACTTTACTTCGCTCTCTGAAAAATATCCCAATTTCACCTTTCACCTCTGCCTGTCCCGGCCCAAGGAGGAGGATAACTGGACCGGCCCGGTGGGGCATGTCCATAATGTCCTGTATGAGGAGTATCTCAAGGAGCACGAGGCACCCGAGGATATTCAATACTACACCTGCGGTCCGCCGATGATGACCCGCTCCCTGGTCAAAATGCTGATTGATCTAGGAGTGGAAGAGGATAATATCTATAAGGATGAGTTCGGGGGATGATGAAGATTTTCTTGCTTACTTTCGAGCTTAGCTTTGTGGTTATTGTTGTTGCTGCTTTGATTATTAATTTTAGTAAACGGCGGCAGCGGAAATCTCCGCATGGGTTGACTGGGATGTGTCATCGGACTGGGGGGGTGGTTTGTGGGAAGTGTAGTGAGAGAGAGCATTAACAGTATGAAAAAATTAGGTTTGGGAATACAGGCATTATCAGAATTTAAAGATAATAACTTCATCTATGTGGATAAGACGGAGCATATTCACAGGTTAATAGACGATGGAAAATACTATTTTCTTTCCCGTCCCCGGCGGTTCGGCAAATCGCTGCTGATCAATACGCTTAAAGAGCTGTTTGAAGGCAACCGCAGGGTCTTTCATGGCTGTTGGATTGAGGAGAGGTGGCATTGGCAGCAAAAA
This genomic interval from Candidatus Electrothrix rattekaaiensis contains the following:
- a CDS encoding NADH:ubiquinone reductase (Na(+)-transporting) subunit B; this encodes MKLLNTLLQKTAPLFNKGGRFEAWYPAFDALDSFLMGSRHTTGSAPHVRDAMDLKRIMILVVIALIPCVFMAMWNTGYQANLTLQALGLTGSAGWRGAIMAAMGMHCTPDSFLANLIHGSLYFLPIYLVSLTAGGLWEVIFNLGRGHEMSEAFLVTSLLFPLTLPPTVPLWQVALGISFGIIFAKEVYGGVGRNFMNPALVARAFLFFAYPGNMSGDTVWVGVDGLSSATALAKVAAAPADTPLTNFDFSWADAFLGTIPGSMGETSVVACLLGATLLLVCGIASWRIMVSMLLGGLSLALLFQFIASSSNALINLPFYWHPVLGGFAFGLIFMATDPVTAPHTNIGRWCYGFFIGALSILIRVINPAYPEGVMLAILLGNVFSPLFDYPVIQANIRQRRLRHG
- a CDS encoding Na(+)-translocating NADH-quinone reductase subunit C, with amino-acid sequence MDKETSAGAFRAVMVLALICSVLVAGAAVGLRPLQEANRKLDRKKNILRAAGLYQGKGDVEELFQQVETKVVRLADGTFVPPEEIDPAEFDQLGSLQSKETSRKLGKEEDTAGLNRLEKYSLVYLVKKEGQLDKVILPIRGKGLWSTLYGYLALSADLSTISGITFYEHGETPGLGGEIDNPDWQAGWVGKQLYDQQGTARIQVVKGQGQGPYQVDGVSGATLTMKGVNNLMHFWFGEHGFGPFLERYKGSVKM
- the nqrF gene encoding NADH:ubiquinone reductase (Na(+)-transporting) subunit F, which produces MQEIIAAVLTFLALQFLLVCLIVLAKKKLQPGGEITIDINDKKKLQVKPGSRLLTTLANEEIFLSSACGGGGSCGQCRVTVKEGGGSILPTERGYISRREAKQGMRLACQVQVKRDMQIEVPPEMLETRKWQCTVVSNENIATFIKELVLKLPEGEEMDFQPGGFIQVDIPPHALSFKSFDINKKFLSDWSKFRLFQYKSNVTMPITRAYSMANYPGEKGLLKLDVKIACPPGGCEEPPPPGKASSYIFNLKPGDEVTISGPYGDFYIHEGKQEMIYVGAGAGMAPLRSQILELMKGRHSSRKISYWYGSRTLLEVPYLDDFTSLSEKYPNFTFHLCLSRPKEEDNWTGPVGHVHNVLYEEYLKEHEAPEDIQYYTCGPPMMTRSLVKMLIDLGVEEDNIYKDEFGG
- the nqrE gene encoding NADH:ubiquinone reductase (Na(+)-transporting) subunit E, with amino-acid sequence MLHYMEIIFTALFMENMVLSFFLGMCTFLAISKQINAAAGLGCAVLLIQVITVPINNLIYHHLLKPDALSWAGFPGLDLTFLGLLIYIGVIAAVVQILEMVLDRFFPALYNTLGIYLPLLTVNCAILGGSLFMVEREYTFGESVFYGIGSGGGFLLAVVALAGIREKLEYADPPAGLQGLGLTFITTGLMALAFMGLAGISF
- a CDS encoding NADH:ubiquinone reductase (Na(+)-transporting) subunit D; translated protein: MPEQKKELLLNPFFQRNPIALLVLGICSALAVTGNMATALVMSVCLSLVVAFSSLIISLIRQQIPNTVRIGIQITVIATLVILVDQILKAFFYDLAKQLSVYVGLIITNCIVMGRAEGFAMSHTPLKSFIDGLGNGMGYAFVLMTVSFCRELLGSGTVFGHEVLPLVADDGWYQGNGLMLLPSGAFFLIALVIWALRTVYPNQQEKD